A single Vespula vulgaris chromosome 3, iyVesVulg1.1, whole genome shotgun sequence DNA region contains:
- the LOC127062116 gene encoding major royal jelly protein 1 has product MKRLLRSIVCLTILAVSFSTGIVDKQLLPELSFTLNGHSLEWPCQSTKNIYETSGRYVARNVISTRMQIYKDDAILALPRYKPGVPFTLGAVSLRSKTCSPMILPFPCWAIQEEGNCEALQSAIDIVLDIQDILWVLDTGIVNTMTQPVRRCPAKVVGINVKTGKVVKIIDLSQLVLPLSHLQYMLVDYAEDGQVYIYISDAINRAIIIYNVTADRGNRVILPNTVSAGLDKPDVLYMTLVRKSDGTSVVYFTYLGSSRLFGIRAANLRSGDLNGSIEEVGLKHQKIVLLGSDNGPAIFFRNKGESDIYMWNTETPFIQENFLLVQKEGDCRLSTQVVPGYKKLMWTIESNFQDYILNTVSCSGATVSIHPLMNSCDE; this is encoded by the exons ATGAAGAGGCTCCTAAGGAGCATAGTCTGTCTAACAATTCTAGCAGTAAGCTTTTCAACGGGTATTGTCGACAAACAGTTGTTACCAGAATTATCATTCACTCTCAATGGACACAGTCTTGAGTGGCCTTGTCAAAGTACGAAAAATATCTACGAGACAAGTGGTCGTTACGTGGCTAGAAATGTAATATCAACAAGGATGCAAATTTACAAGGACGATGCGATCCTAGCTCTACCACGTTACAAACCTGGTGTACCATTCACCTTAGGAGCCGTATCTTTGAGAAGTAAAACCTGCTCACCAATGATTTTGCCGTTTCCTTGTTGGGCGATACAAGAAGAAGGTAATTGTGAAGCTCTGCAAAGTGCCATTGACATTGTACTCGACATTCAAGATATTCTTTGGGTTCTTGATACTGGTATCGTTAACACGATGACTCAACCGGTTAGAAGATGTCCTGCTAAAGTAGTTGGAATTAATGTTAAAACTGGCAAG gTGGTTAAAATTATTGACTTAAGTCAATTAGTACTTCCATTATCTCATCTTCAATATATGCTCGTTGACTATGCGGAAGATGGCCaagtttacatatatatttctgatgCAATAAACAGAGCTATCATCATTTATAACGTCACAGCAGATCGTGGAAACAGAGTGATTCTACCAAATACTGTGTCTGCCGGTTTAGATAAGCCCGACGTGTTGTACATGACACTTGTTCGAAAATCTGACGGTACATCCGTCGTATATTTCACGTACTTAGGATCTAGCAGACTTTTCGGTATTAGAGCTGCTAATTTGAGAAGTGGTGATCTAAATGGATCAATCGAAGAAGTTGGTTTAAAACATCAGAAAATTGTTCTACTTGGTAGTGACAATGGACCGGCCATTTTCTTCCGGAACAAAG gTGAATCCGATATTTATATGTGGAATACTGAAACACCGTTCATACAAGAGAACTTCCTTTTAGTACAAAAAGAAGGTGATTGTCGATTATCGACACAAGTTGTACCGGGTTACAAAAAACTTATGTGGACCATCGAAAGTAACTTCCAGGATTATATATTGAACACAGTGAGCTGTTCAGGTGCGACAGTTTCTATTCATCCTTTAATGAACTCCTgcgatgaataa
- the LOC127062102 gene encoding ubiquitin carboxyl-terminal hydrolase 31 isoform X1, whose translation MTTENPPSAVMKSVSEGELGVEEVVKSYETKTRDSGSKLKRTFTLPRNLLQSATRMSKRRTNKSRDSKDVSGAASAKENSKNNVQQQQQQQQQQYNTVDNSMQQNMGRLHGGNNQQAYHQEKSASKKVFVMSSWKKFIKIMQHMSNVGTQNKNSHRDELSSSATDIRVPPPRPAHIPPDRVPGVIGLRNHGNTCFMNAVLQCLSHTDILAEYFVLDQYKVDLSRRNKLNSKKYGTKGEITEQLALLLKAIWSCQYDPEMSTAFKSVVDKYGSQYRGNLQHDAQEFLLWLLDKVHEDLNQATKKKYKIIKNSFGRPDEIVAAETLANHNRCNNSFVHDVFQAQFRSSLTCPRCHRQSNTFDPFLCVSVPVPQNHRQMSLFVNVLYTSQQPRQVRIGVTVNQAANVRELREILASDTGIEENHMLLTEVHDEGFHRTFSDCQPLSVITENDPLYCIELPQLKEPTEQAYILLVWINVLVKGDLRQRFGSPYTMQVSRETSYEDLQKLLLKEMHSTLTDDVLTSSQNPGLFNIRVADPAATPIQDEHPCIDPCVEHPLYTEQIEQALALCADDSGPQHVKLILEWDEATKNNIIQDDSDQIEEHASVKQLKTNSELGGAVTLEECFDLYTRAETLGAEDAWHCPYCNKKQEVVKKLGLWTLPDILVIHLKRFRQQSKQRSTSKLTMLVDFPLYGFDMTPHLAHNGVQTHNNVPTLGGLGWSPWKKPRPRQQSISKYDENVYDLYAICNHHGQDLQGGHYTAFCRNPYDTQWYCFDDTRVEAVNDTNLITNAAYMLFYQRRGLTSNSTGNSSAASTSSAGSGLDHWVSKMPPFYFNNKTSCNVTNNKQSKSQEILCQEKIVEEKNMNNFNRGSRNYATLQPKKRNVATETDAGHIDHCSDDEAPCRREWASPKPVRKTSSITLTPHVPVAIIQNANSNPDTTVIHESTL comes from the exons ATGACCACCGAAAATCCCCCGAGCGCGGTGATGAAATCCGTGTCGGAGGGCGAGCTGGGCGTGGAAGAGGTTGTTAAATCCTACGAGACGAAAACCCGAGACTCTGGTTCGAAGCTAAAGCGAACGTTCACGCTTCCGAGGAATTTATTACAAAGTGCCACGAGAATGTCGAAGCGTCGAACGAACAAGAGTCGTGATTCCAAGGACGTCAGCGGCGCTGCCAgtgcaaaagaaaattcgaagaaCAACgtacaacagcaacaacagcaacaacagcaacaatatAATACGGTCGATAACAGCATGCAGCAGAATATGGGAAGATTGCACGGTGGGAATAACCAGCAGGCATACCACCAAGAGAAATCTGCCAGCAAGAAAGTCTTCGTAATGTCATCCTGGAAGAAGTTCATCAAGATTATGCAACACATGTCGAACGTAGGTACGCAGAACAAAAACTCTCACAGGGACGAGCTCAGTTCTAGTGCGACGGATATTCGAGTGCCACCACCGAGGCCGGCACACATTCCACCGGACAGAGTACCCGGCGTTATAGGTCTGCGCAATCACGGCAACACGTGCTTCATGAACGCCGTACTCCAGTGTCTCTCGCACACAGACATACTAGCCGAGTATTTCGTTCTGGACCAATACAAGGTCGATCTCTCGCGACGTAACAAACTTAATTCGAAGAAGTACGGCACGAAAGGTGAGATAACGGAACAGCTAGCTTTACTCCTAAAAGCAATTTGGAGTTGCCAATATGACCCGGAGATGAGCACCGCTTTTAAAAGCGTCGTTGATAAGTATGGTAGTCAATATCGCGGTAATCTTCAACACGACGCTCAGGAGTTCCTTCTCTGGCTTCTTGACAAGGTCCACGAGGATCTCAATCAGGCCACCAAAAAGAAGTACAAGATCATAAAG aATTCCTTTGGCAGACCCGACGAGATCGTAGCTGCTGAAACTTTAGCGAATCACAATCGCTGTAACAATTCCTTCGTTCACGACGTATTCCAGGCACAATTTCGATCTAGTCTTACGTGTCCGAGATGTCACAGGCAATCAAACACGTTTGATCCGTTCCTTTGCGTGTCGGTACCAGTCCCACAAAATCATCGACAGATGAGTCTTTTTGTGAACGTTCTTTACACATCTCAACAGCCACGACAAGTTAGGATCGGCGTCACCGTGAATCAAGCTGCGAACGTGAGGGAACTCAGAGAAATTTTAGCGAGTGACACCGGCATCGAAGAGAATCATATGTTGTTGACTGAAGTCCATGACGAAGGATTTCACAG GACATTCTCCGACTGCCAACCATTGTCTGTGATCACAGAAAACGATCCCCTTTACTGTATAGAACTACCGCAGTTGAAGGAGCCAACTGAACAGGCATACATTTTATTGGTATGGATCAACGTTCTCGTAAAGGGTGACTTGAGACAACGATTTGGCAGCCCCTACACAATGCAAGTTTCTCGCGAGACGTCTTACGAAGATCTTCAGAAACTTTTGCTCAAGGAAATGCATAGCACCTTGACCGACGACGTTTTAACATCCAGCCAAAATCCAGGACTATTCAACATTCGAGTAGCTGATCCAGCAGCGACACCTATTCAAGACGAACATCCTTGCATCGATCCTTGCGTCGAACATCCACTTTATACGGAACAAATCGAACAAGCATTGGCACTCTGTGCCGATGATTCCGGTCCACAGCACGTCAAGTTGATTCTCGAATGGGACGAGGCTACGAAGAATAATATCATTCAAGATGACAGCGATCAGATCGAAGAGCACGCCAGTGTGAAGCAATTAAAGACTAATTCTGAGTTGGGTGGTGCGGTCACGTTGGAAGAATGTTTTGATCTTTATACGAGAGCGGAGACGTTAGGAGCCGAGGACGCCTGGCATTGTCCGTACTGTAATAAGAAGCAAGAAGTCGTGAAGAAGTTAGGACTGTGGACCTTGCCTGATATCTTAGTGATACATCTGAAAAGATTTCGTCAACAATCCAAACAGAGATCGACGTCGAAATTGACAATGCTCGTAGATTTCCCTCTTTATGGTTTTGACATGACTCCTCATCTTGCTCATAACGGAGTACAAACACACAACAACGTTCCTACCCTCGGTGGTTTGGGTTGGTCTCCATGGAAAAAGCCAAGACCACGACAACAAAGTATTTCCAAATACGATGAGAACGTTTATGATCTCTACGCTATTTGTAATCACCATGGCCAAGATCTTCAAGGTGGCCATTACACAGCATTTTGTAGAAATCCATATGACACTCAATGGTATTGCTTCGACGATACAAGAGTCGAGGCTGTGAACGATACGAATCTTATCACGAATGCAGCTTACATGTTATTTTATCAACGAAGAGGTTTGACTAGTAACTCTACTGGAAATTCCTCAGCGGCCTCCACTAGTTCGGCGGGCTCGGGTCTTGACCATTGGGTTTCTAAGATGCCaccgttttattttaataataaaactagtTGTAACGTCACAAATAATAAGCAAAGTAAGTCGCAGGAAATATTGTGCCaggaaaaaattgtcgaagagaagaatatgaataattttaatagagGCTCTCGTAATTATGCAACTCTACAGCCAAAGAAGCGAAACGTGGCAACCGAAACGGATGCTGGACATATTGACCATTGCTCGGACGACGAAGCTCCTTGTAGAAGAGAATGG GCTTCGCCAAAACCCGTAAGAAAAACATCTTCTATCACCTTGACGCCTCATGTACCAGTAGCAATAATTCAAAATGCCAATAGTAATCCAGATACAACGGTGATACACGAATCAACATTGTAA
- the LOC127062102 gene encoding ubiquitin carboxyl-terminal hydrolase 31 isoform X2 codes for MTTENPPSAVMKSVSEGELGVEEVVKSYETKTRDSGSKLKRTFTLPRNLLQSATRMSKRRTNKSRDSKDVSGAASAKENSKNNVQQQQQQQQQQYNTVDNSMQQNMGRLHGGNNQQAYHQEKSASKKVFVMSSWKKFIKIMQHMSNVGTQNKNSHRDELSSSATDIRVPPPRPAHIPPDRVPGVIGLRNHGNTCFMNAVLQCLSHTDILAEYFVLDQYKVDLSRRNKLNSKKYGTKGEITEQLALLLKAIWSCQYDPEMSTAFKSVVDKYGSQYRGNLQHDAQEFLLWLLDKVHEDLNQATKKKYKIIKNSFGRPDEIVAAETLANHNRCNNSFVHDVFQAQFRSSLTCPRCHRQSNTFDPFLCVSVPVPQNHRQMSLFVNVLYTSQQPRQVRIGVTVNQAANVRELREILASDTGIEENHMLLTEVHDEGFHRTFSDCQPLSVITENDPLYCIELPQLKEPTEQAYILLVWINVLVKGDLRQRFGSPYTMQVSRETSYEDLQKLLLKEMHSTLTDDVLTSSQNPGLFNIRVADPAATPIQDEHPCIDPCVEHPLYTEQIEQALALCADDSGPQHVKLILEWDEATKNNIIQDDSDQIEEHASVKQLKTNSELGGAVTLEECFDLYTRAETLGAEDAWHCPYCNKKQEVVKKLGLWTLPDILVIHLKRFRQQSKQRSTSKLTMLVDFPLYGFDMTPHLAHNGVQTHNNVPTLGGLGWSPWKKPRPRQQSISKYDENVYDLYAICNHHGQDLQGGHYTAFCRNPYDTQWYCFDDTRVEAVNDTNLITNAAYMLFYQRRGLTSNSTGNSSAASTSSAGSGLDHWVSKMPPFYFNNKTSCNVTNNKQTKEAKRGNRNGCWTY; via the exons ATGACCACCGAAAATCCCCCGAGCGCGGTGATGAAATCCGTGTCGGAGGGCGAGCTGGGCGTGGAAGAGGTTGTTAAATCCTACGAGACGAAAACCCGAGACTCTGGTTCGAAGCTAAAGCGAACGTTCACGCTTCCGAGGAATTTATTACAAAGTGCCACGAGAATGTCGAAGCGTCGAACGAACAAGAGTCGTGATTCCAAGGACGTCAGCGGCGCTGCCAgtgcaaaagaaaattcgaagaaCAACgtacaacagcaacaacagcaacaacagcaacaatatAATACGGTCGATAACAGCATGCAGCAGAATATGGGAAGATTGCACGGTGGGAATAACCAGCAGGCATACCACCAAGAGAAATCTGCCAGCAAGAAAGTCTTCGTAATGTCATCCTGGAAGAAGTTCATCAAGATTATGCAACACATGTCGAACGTAGGTACGCAGAACAAAAACTCTCACAGGGACGAGCTCAGTTCTAGTGCGACGGATATTCGAGTGCCACCACCGAGGCCGGCACACATTCCACCGGACAGAGTACCCGGCGTTATAGGTCTGCGCAATCACGGCAACACGTGCTTCATGAACGCCGTACTCCAGTGTCTCTCGCACACAGACATACTAGCCGAGTATTTCGTTCTGGACCAATACAAGGTCGATCTCTCGCGACGTAACAAACTTAATTCGAAGAAGTACGGCACGAAAGGTGAGATAACGGAACAGCTAGCTTTACTCCTAAAAGCAATTTGGAGTTGCCAATATGACCCGGAGATGAGCACCGCTTTTAAAAGCGTCGTTGATAAGTATGGTAGTCAATATCGCGGTAATCTTCAACACGACGCTCAGGAGTTCCTTCTCTGGCTTCTTGACAAGGTCCACGAGGATCTCAATCAGGCCACCAAAAAGAAGTACAAGATCATAAAG aATTCCTTTGGCAGACCCGACGAGATCGTAGCTGCTGAAACTTTAGCGAATCACAATCGCTGTAACAATTCCTTCGTTCACGACGTATTCCAGGCACAATTTCGATCTAGTCTTACGTGTCCGAGATGTCACAGGCAATCAAACACGTTTGATCCGTTCCTTTGCGTGTCGGTACCAGTCCCACAAAATCATCGACAGATGAGTCTTTTTGTGAACGTTCTTTACACATCTCAACAGCCACGACAAGTTAGGATCGGCGTCACCGTGAATCAAGCTGCGAACGTGAGGGAACTCAGAGAAATTTTAGCGAGTGACACCGGCATCGAAGAGAATCATATGTTGTTGACTGAAGTCCATGACGAAGGATTTCACAG GACATTCTCCGACTGCCAACCATTGTCTGTGATCACAGAAAACGATCCCCTTTACTGTATAGAACTACCGCAGTTGAAGGAGCCAACTGAACAGGCATACATTTTATTGGTATGGATCAACGTTCTCGTAAAGGGTGACTTGAGACAACGATTTGGCAGCCCCTACACAATGCAAGTTTCTCGCGAGACGTCTTACGAAGATCTTCAGAAACTTTTGCTCAAGGAAATGCATAGCACCTTGACCGACGACGTTTTAACATCCAGCCAAAATCCAGGACTATTCAACATTCGAGTAGCTGATCCAGCAGCGACACCTATTCAAGACGAACATCCTTGCATCGATCCTTGCGTCGAACATCCACTTTATACGGAACAAATCGAACAAGCATTGGCACTCTGTGCCGATGATTCCGGTCCACAGCACGTCAAGTTGATTCTCGAATGGGACGAGGCTACGAAGAATAATATCATTCAAGATGACAGCGATCAGATCGAAGAGCACGCCAGTGTGAAGCAATTAAAGACTAATTCTGAGTTGGGTGGTGCGGTCACGTTGGAAGAATGTTTTGATCTTTATACGAGAGCGGAGACGTTAGGAGCCGAGGACGCCTGGCATTGTCCGTACTGTAATAAGAAGCAAGAAGTCGTGAAGAAGTTAGGACTGTGGACCTTGCCTGATATCTTAGTGATACATCTGAAAAGATTTCGTCAACAATCCAAACAGAGATCGACGTCGAAATTGACAATGCTCGTAGATTTCCCTCTTTATGGTTTTGACATGACTCCTCATCTTGCTCATAACGGAGTACAAACACACAACAACGTTCCTACCCTCGGTGGTTTGGGTTGGTCTCCATGGAAAAAGCCAAGACCACGACAACAAAGTATTTCCAAATACGATGAGAACGTTTATGATCTCTACGCTATTTGTAATCACCATGGCCAAGATCTTCAAGGTGGCCATTACACAGCATTTTGTAGAAATCCATATGACACTCAATGGTATTGCTTCGACGATACAAGAGTCGAGGCTGTGAACGATACGAATCTTATCACGAATGCAGCTTACATGTTATTTTATCAACGAAGAGGTTTGACTAGTAACTCTACTGGAAATTCCTCAGCGGCCTCCACTAGTTCGGCGGGCTCGGGTCTTGACCATTGGGTTTCTAAGATGCCaccgttttattttaataataaaactagtTGTAACGTCACAAATAATAAGCAAA CCAAAGAAGCGAAACGTGGCAACCGAAACGGATGCTGGACATATTGA